The following proteins come from a genomic window of Gossypium raimondii isolate GPD5lz chromosome 5, ASM2569854v1, whole genome shotgun sequence:
- the LOC105769255 gene encoding uncharacterized protein LOC105769255: MFKAVKKLKFWSRKKRKRKSLAPQPSHCFCHCSHSTSSHYYQCNYPLQPSAPPLPPWFQAELTQDEFLTSEQAEAEPFPEFSHPTDLVQDIESDPMIPAAAFPSYQQYMVSNPVYGPVVQQTGRRERSGGYFGCIIDIGLRLIRCFCPCVHIREVSQRIMKKPSVSVLS, from the coding sequence ATGTTTAAAGCTGTGAAGAAGCTCAAATTCTGGtcaagaaagaagagaaagaggaaGTCCCTTGCCCCTCAGCCCTCCCATTGCTTTTGCCATTGCTCTCACTCCACCTCCTCCCACTATTATCAATGCAATTACCCACTTCAGCCCTCAGCACCACCGTTACCGCCATGGTTCCAAGCAGAGTTGACCCAAGATGAGTTTCTAACATCAGAGCAGGCTGAGGCTGAGCCATTCCCTGAATTTTCACATCCAACAGATCTGGTTCAAGATATTGAATCAGACCCCATGATTCCAGCAGCAGCATTCCCATCCTATCAGCAGTACATGGTATCGAATCCCGTCTATGGGCCTGTAGTGCAACAGACAGGTAGAAGAGAGAGATCAGGTGGGTACTTTGGATGTATTATTGATATTGGCCTCCGTCTAATCCGATGTTTTTGTCCGTGCGTCCATATCAGAGAAGTTTCACAGAGAATTATGAAAAAGCCCTCAGTTTCCGTATTATCATAA
- the LOC105769858 gene encoding uncharacterized protein LOC105769858, translating to MKKGVQLAKRLSPSLSTILNLNASTHSLLSSSPWWSASQHRGVKVNAIHLRPGNVIEKSGRVYQIVESEHKQRGRGGALMQVELRDVDNGNKVSLRFGPEEPVERVFVEEKSFTCLYTEKNTAFLIEPETFDQLQVPLDLFGKSAAYLKEEMKVTLQLYDGRPLTASVPKRVTCTIKETQAPMKGVSATPRYKKALLDNGVTVQVPPYLDTGEEIIISTEDDSYLGRAN from the exons ATGAAGAAGGGAGTTCAACTTGCTAAGCGACTTTCTCCATCTCTATCCACCATCTTAAATTTGAATGCTTCTACTCATTCTCTGCTTAGCAGCTCTCCCTGGTGGTCCGCCTCTCAACATCGCGGCGTCAAAGTCAATGCCATTCAT CTAAGGCCTGGGAATGTAATTGAAAAATCAG GACGAGTCTACCAG ATTGTAGAATCAGAGCATAAGCAGCGAGGTAGAGGAGGTGCATTGATGCAG gTAGAGCTTCGTGATGTTGACAATGGAAACAAAGTAAGTTTACGCTTCGGCCCTGAGGAGCCTGTTGAAA GAGTATTTGTTGAGGAGAAGTCTTTCACGTGTTTGTATACAGAGAAAAACACTGCATTTCTGATTGA GCCTGAGACATTTGACCAACTGCAAGTACCATTGGACTTATTCGGCAAGTCTGCTGCTTACCTAAAAG AGGAAATGAAAGTTACACTACAGTTATATGATGGAAGGCCTTTGACTGCATCAGTTCCAAAGCGTGTGACATGTACTATTAAGGAAACACAAGCCCCAATGAAAGGGGTTTCAGCCACCCCTAG GTATAAAAAAGCTTTGCTGGACAATGGTGTTACTGTTCAA GTACCACCCTATCTTGATACAGGAGAAGAAATAATTATCAGTACTGAAGATGATTCATACCTTGGCAG GGCAAACTAA
- the LOC105767976 gene encoding uncharacterized protein LOC105767976 isoform X1: protein MKNLKWGKEMIRHMKRRGRIYPKSLCKGMAKGKLILVSRSRGKFTLHNDGSLSYIGEEAHALSINTESKFEDLKAEVAEMWNHDPDSLTIKYFLPHNNKTLITVSNDKDLQHLLDFHGNSTTVDVYVLTNENQTSDQLTMYHCRSGMVDEPVTPAASVSGDTEQLDSSASLTTDVDNQNNFTPEAPNANALQKLVKSWENCLTGLEQRFNNAHDFRVALNKFSIAHGFEYTFKTNRSRYIIANCKAEGCPWTIQAARLSTTKLFLIKKMSETHTCGAGNSSSRHPKVSSKLVKFLVKEKLRDSPNAKPREIINEILQDYGFKARYAHVWRGVESAKEKPQVSYDEGYNQVPSLFKQIIENNPGSMATLVTGEDLSFHLLFVSLQASLHGFKNGCRPLLFLDTMTIKSKYQSELLTATALDGNEGIFPVAFAVVDVVNDDNWHWFLVQLKSALSIFQPVTFVADRRVGFKKPISMIFKNSHHGYCLHRLIEGLKGDFNGSCSEEVLQVIITHFYDAARATALDGFRQSIENIRNISPEACEWILQSGPEHWSNALFQGSRYGYFSSNVAETFYSWVTELPITSIAKLIETICCKMMELMNTQKSDSCLWLTKLTPAVEFKLEQHILKANMLQVPVSLGSTFEVCDSLGAINVVNIDLWDCSCREWQLKGFPCCHAVAVLQQLERSLYDYCSEYFTVDAFRSTYSNSINPIATADMVVLKKSSTIEVRPPALRLVLDPPKRRKKKYIHKGPFKRPLHCSKCQGAGHNRQTCHLFS from the exons ATGAAGAATCTAAAATGGGGCAAGGAAATGATTAGACACATGAAG CGCAGGGGAAGGATATATCCTAAGAGTTTGTGCAAAGGCATGGCTAAGGGAAAGCTTATTTTGGTTTCTCGGTCGAGGGGGAAATTTACACTACATAATGATGGTTCTTTGTCATATATTGGTGAAGAAGCTCATGCTCTTAGTATTAACACTGAAAGCAAATTTGAAGACCTAAAAGCAGAAGTGGCAGAGATGTGGAATCATGATCCTGATTCCTTGACCATTAAATACTTTCTTCCACACAACAATAAGACACTTATCACAGTTTCTAATGACAAAGACCTGCAACACTTGCTGGATTTTCATGGAAATTCGACAACTGTGGATGTTTATGTCTTAACAAACGAGAATCAAACAAGCGACCAGTTGACCATGTACCACTGTAG GTCTGGTATGGTTGATGAGCCTGTGACTCCTGCTGCATCTGTTTCTGGAGATACTGAGCAGCTTGATTCGTCGGCTTCTCTTACTACAGATGTGGACAATCAAAATAACTTTACTCCTGAAGCTCCTAATGCTAATGCACTGCAGAAACTTGTTAAATCATGGGAGAATTGCTTAACTGGTCTGGAGCAACGGTTTAATAATGCTCACGATTTTCGAGTTGCTCTTAATAAGTTCTCCATAGCTCATGGATTCGAATATACCTTTAAAACCAATAGGTCTAGGTATATAATTGCAAATTGCAAAGCTGAAGGTTGTCCTTGGACAATTCAAGCTGCAAGGTTGTCTACTACAAAGTTGTTTCTGATTAAAAAGATGAGTGAAACTCATACATGTGGAGCAGGAAATAGTTCATCTCGGCATCCTAAGGTCTCTAGTAAATTGGTCAAGTTTCTTGTAAAGGAAAAATTACGAGATTCCCCAAATGCTAAACCGAgagaaattattaatgaaatccTTCAGGATTATGGATTCAAAGCAAGATACGCACATGTGTGGCGTGGAGTGGAGTCTGCCAAAGAGAAGCCTCAAGTTTCTTATGACGAAGGTTACAATCAGGTACCTAGTCTATTTAAGCAGATCATTGAGAACAACCCTGGTAGCATGGCAACTCTAGTCACCGGGGAGGACTTAAGCTTCCATCTTCTATTTGTTTCCTTGCAAGCTTCGTTACATGGCTTTAAGAATGGATGTCGCCCCCTCCTTTTCCTTGACACTATGACCATAAAATCCAAGTATCAGTCCGAGCTGTTGACCGCTACAGCTTTGGATGGAAATGAGGGCATTTTCCCTGTTGCTTTTGCTGTAGTTGATGTTGTCAATGATGATAATTGGCATTGGTTTTTGGTGCAACTGAAATCTGCACTTTCAATATTCCAACCAGTAACGTTTGTGGCAGATAGAAGGGTTGGGTTTAAAAAGCCTATTTCCATGATCTTTAAGAATTCACATCATGGTTATTGTCTCCATCGGCTAATAGAGGGATTAAAGGGGGATTTCAACGGCTCATGTAGTGAAGAAGTTCTTCAAGTGATTATCACACATTTCTATGATGCTGCTCGTGCAACTGCACTTGATGGATTCAGACAATCAATTGAGAACATCAGAAATATTTCACCAGAGGCTTGTGAATGGATCTTGCAAAGTGGACCTGAACACTGGTCAAATGCACTTTTTCAAGGTTCACGATATGGATATTTTTCATCAAATGTTGCAGAGACATTTTATAGTTGGGTAACTGAACTTCCTATTACATCTATTGCTAAGTTGATTGAGACCATCTGCTGTAAGATGATGGAGTTGATGAATACTCAGAAGTCAGATTCATGTCTGTGGTTGACAAAATTAACTCCCGCTGTGGAGTTCAAATTAGAACAACATATTCTTAAAGCTAACATGCTTCAAGTGCCAGTGTCACTTGGTAGCACTTTTGAGGTATGTGACAGTTTGGGTGCAATAAATGTAGTGAACATTGATCTCTGGGACTGTAGCTGCAGGGAATGGCAACTGAAAGGTTTTCCATGTTGCCATGCTGTTGCTGTCCTTCAGCAATTAGAAAGGAGTTTATATGATTATTGCTCTGAGTACTTCACGGTTGATGCTTTCCGGTCAACATATTCAAACTCTATAAACCCGATTGCAACTGCAGATATGGTAGTGCTAAAGAAATCCTCTACAATTGAAGTACGCCCTCCTGCTCTCCGTCTTGTCCTGGACCCTCCAAagaggagaaagaaaaaatatatacataaaggacCCTTTAAGCGGCCATTGCATTGCAGCAAGTGCCAAGGAGCTGGACACAATAGACAAACATGCCATCTATTCTCGTAG
- the LOC105767976 gene encoding uncharacterized protein LOC105767976 isoform X2, whose product MAKGKLILVSRSRGKFTLHNDGSLSYIGEEAHALSINTESKFEDLKAEVAEMWNHDPDSLTIKYFLPHNNKTLITVSNDKDLQHLLDFHGNSTTVDVYVLTNENQTSDQLTMYHCRSGMVDEPVTPAASVSGDTEQLDSSASLTTDVDNQNNFTPEAPNANALQKLVKSWENCLTGLEQRFNNAHDFRVALNKFSIAHGFEYTFKTNRSRYIIANCKAEGCPWTIQAARLSTTKLFLIKKMSETHTCGAGNSSSRHPKVSSKLVKFLVKEKLRDSPNAKPREIINEILQDYGFKARYAHVWRGVESAKEKPQVSYDEGYNQVPSLFKQIIENNPGSMATLVTGEDLSFHLLFVSLQASLHGFKNGCRPLLFLDTMTIKSKYQSELLTATALDGNEGIFPVAFAVVDVVNDDNWHWFLVQLKSALSIFQPVTFVADRRVGFKKPISMIFKNSHHGYCLHRLIEGLKGDFNGSCSEEVLQVIITHFYDAARATALDGFRQSIENIRNISPEACEWILQSGPEHWSNALFQGSRYGYFSSNVAETFYSWVTELPITSIAKLIETICCKMMELMNTQKSDSCLWLTKLTPAVEFKLEQHILKANMLQVPVSLGSTFEVCDSLGAINVVNIDLWDCSCREWQLKGFPCCHAVAVLQQLERSLYDYCSEYFTVDAFRSTYSNSINPIATADMVVLKKSSTIEVRPPALRLVLDPPKRRKKKYIHKGPFKRPLHCSKCQGAGHNRQTCHLFS is encoded by the exons ATGGCTAAGGGAAAGCTTATTTTGGTTTCTCGGTCGAGGGGGAAATTTACACTACATAATGATGGTTCTTTGTCATATATTGGTGAAGAAGCTCATGCTCTTAGTATTAACACTGAAAGCAAATTTGAAGACCTAAAAGCAGAAGTGGCAGAGATGTGGAATCATGATCCTGATTCCTTGACCATTAAATACTTTCTTCCACACAACAATAAGACACTTATCACAGTTTCTAATGACAAAGACCTGCAACACTTGCTGGATTTTCATGGAAATTCGACAACTGTGGATGTTTATGTCTTAACAAACGAGAATCAAACAAGCGACCAGTTGACCATGTACCACTGTAG GTCTGGTATGGTTGATGAGCCTGTGACTCCTGCTGCATCTGTTTCTGGAGATACTGAGCAGCTTGATTCGTCGGCTTCTCTTACTACAGATGTGGACAATCAAAATAACTTTACTCCTGAAGCTCCTAATGCTAATGCACTGCAGAAACTTGTTAAATCATGGGAGAATTGCTTAACTGGTCTGGAGCAACGGTTTAATAATGCTCACGATTTTCGAGTTGCTCTTAATAAGTTCTCCATAGCTCATGGATTCGAATATACCTTTAAAACCAATAGGTCTAGGTATATAATTGCAAATTGCAAAGCTGAAGGTTGTCCTTGGACAATTCAAGCTGCAAGGTTGTCTACTACAAAGTTGTTTCTGATTAAAAAGATGAGTGAAACTCATACATGTGGAGCAGGAAATAGTTCATCTCGGCATCCTAAGGTCTCTAGTAAATTGGTCAAGTTTCTTGTAAAGGAAAAATTACGAGATTCCCCAAATGCTAAACCGAgagaaattattaatgaaatccTTCAGGATTATGGATTCAAAGCAAGATACGCACATGTGTGGCGTGGAGTGGAGTCTGCCAAAGAGAAGCCTCAAGTTTCTTATGACGAAGGTTACAATCAGGTACCTAGTCTATTTAAGCAGATCATTGAGAACAACCCTGGTAGCATGGCAACTCTAGTCACCGGGGAGGACTTAAGCTTCCATCTTCTATTTGTTTCCTTGCAAGCTTCGTTACATGGCTTTAAGAATGGATGTCGCCCCCTCCTTTTCCTTGACACTATGACCATAAAATCCAAGTATCAGTCCGAGCTGTTGACCGCTACAGCTTTGGATGGAAATGAGGGCATTTTCCCTGTTGCTTTTGCTGTAGTTGATGTTGTCAATGATGATAATTGGCATTGGTTTTTGGTGCAACTGAAATCTGCACTTTCAATATTCCAACCAGTAACGTTTGTGGCAGATAGAAGGGTTGGGTTTAAAAAGCCTATTTCCATGATCTTTAAGAATTCACATCATGGTTATTGTCTCCATCGGCTAATAGAGGGATTAAAGGGGGATTTCAACGGCTCATGTAGTGAAGAAGTTCTTCAAGTGATTATCACACATTTCTATGATGCTGCTCGTGCAACTGCACTTGATGGATTCAGACAATCAATTGAGAACATCAGAAATATTTCACCAGAGGCTTGTGAATGGATCTTGCAAAGTGGACCTGAACACTGGTCAAATGCACTTTTTCAAGGTTCACGATATGGATATTTTTCATCAAATGTTGCAGAGACATTTTATAGTTGGGTAACTGAACTTCCTATTACATCTATTGCTAAGTTGATTGAGACCATCTGCTGTAAGATGATGGAGTTGATGAATACTCAGAAGTCAGATTCATGTCTGTGGTTGACAAAATTAACTCCCGCTGTGGAGTTCAAATTAGAACAACATATTCTTAAAGCTAACATGCTTCAAGTGCCAGTGTCACTTGGTAGCACTTTTGAGGTATGTGACAGTTTGGGTGCAATAAATGTAGTGAACATTGATCTCTGGGACTGTAGCTGCAGGGAATGGCAACTGAAAGGTTTTCCATGTTGCCATGCTGTTGCTGTCCTTCAGCAATTAGAAAGGAGTTTATATGATTATTGCTCTGAGTACTTCACGGTTGATGCTTTCCGGTCAACATATTCAAACTCTATAAACCCGATTGCAACTGCAGATATGGTAGTGCTAAAGAAATCCTCTACAATTGAAGTACGCCCTCCTGCTCTCCGTCTTGTCCTGGACCCTCCAAagaggagaaagaaaaaatatatacataaaggacCCTTTAAGCGGCCATTGCATTGCAGCAAGTGCCAAGGAGCTGGACACAATAGACAAACATGCCATCTATTCTCGTAG
- the LOC105767976 gene encoding uncharacterized protein LOC105767976 isoform X3, translated as MVDEPVTPAASVSGDTEQLDSSASLTTDVDNQNNFTPEAPNANALQKLVKSWENCLTGLEQRFNNAHDFRVALNKFSIAHGFEYTFKTNRSRYIIANCKAEGCPWTIQAARLSTTKLFLIKKMSETHTCGAGNSSSRHPKVSSKLVKFLVKEKLRDSPNAKPREIINEILQDYGFKARYAHVWRGVESAKEKPQVSYDEGYNQVPSLFKQIIENNPGSMATLVTGEDLSFHLLFVSLQASLHGFKNGCRPLLFLDTMTIKSKYQSELLTATALDGNEGIFPVAFAVVDVVNDDNWHWFLVQLKSALSIFQPVTFVADRRVGFKKPISMIFKNSHHGYCLHRLIEGLKGDFNGSCSEEVLQVIITHFYDAARATALDGFRQSIENIRNISPEACEWILQSGPEHWSNALFQGSRYGYFSSNVAETFYSWVTELPITSIAKLIETICCKMMELMNTQKSDSCLWLTKLTPAVEFKLEQHILKANMLQVPVSLGSTFEVCDSLGAINVVNIDLWDCSCREWQLKGFPCCHAVAVLQQLERSLYDYCSEYFTVDAFRSTYSNSINPIATADMVVLKKSSTIEVRPPALRLVLDPPKRRKKKYIHKGPFKRPLHCSKCQGAGHNRQTCHLFS; from the coding sequence ATGGTTGATGAGCCTGTGACTCCTGCTGCATCTGTTTCTGGAGATACTGAGCAGCTTGATTCGTCGGCTTCTCTTACTACAGATGTGGACAATCAAAATAACTTTACTCCTGAAGCTCCTAATGCTAATGCACTGCAGAAACTTGTTAAATCATGGGAGAATTGCTTAACTGGTCTGGAGCAACGGTTTAATAATGCTCACGATTTTCGAGTTGCTCTTAATAAGTTCTCCATAGCTCATGGATTCGAATATACCTTTAAAACCAATAGGTCTAGGTATATAATTGCAAATTGCAAAGCTGAAGGTTGTCCTTGGACAATTCAAGCTGCAAGGTTGTCTACTACAAAGTTGTTTCTGATTAAAAAGATGAGTGAAACTCATACATGTGGAGCAGGAAATAGTTCATCTCGGCATCCTAAGGTCTCTAGTAAATTGGTCAAGTTTCTTGTAAAGGAAAAATTACGAGATTCCCCAAATGCTAAACCGAgagaaattattaatgaaatccTTCAGGATTATGGATTCAAAGCAAGATACGCACATGTGTGGCGTGGAGTGGAGTCTGCCAAAGAGAAGCCTCAAGTTTCTTATGACGAAGGTTACAATCAGGTACCTAGTCTATTTAAGCAGATCATTGAGAACAACCCTGGTAGCATGGCAACTCTAGTCACCGGGGAGGACTTAAGCTTCCATCTTCTATTTGTTTCCTTGCAAGCTTCGTTACATGGCTTTAAGAATGGATGTCGCCCCCTCCTTTTCCTTGACACTATGACCATAAAATCCAAGTATCAGTCCGAGCTGTTGACCGCTACAGCTTTGGATGGAAATGAGGGCATTTTCCCTGTTGCTTTTGCTGTAGTTGATGTTGTCAATGATGATAATTGGCATTGGTTTTTGGTGCAACTGAAATCTGCACTTTCAATATTCCAACCAGTAACGTTTGTGGCAGATAGAAGGGTTGGGTTTAAAAAGCCTATTTCCATGATCTTTAAGAATTCACATCATGGTTATTGTCTCCATCGGCTAATAGAGGGATTAAAGGGGGATTTCAACGGCTCATGTAGTGAAGAAGTTCTTCAAGTGATTATCACACATTTCTATGATGCTGCTCGTGCAACTGCACTTGATGGATTCAGACAATCAATTGAGAACATCAGAAATATTTCACCAGAGGCTTGTGAATGGATCTTGCAAAGTGGACCTGAACACTGGTCAAATGCACTTTTTCAAGGTTCACGATATGGATATTTTTCATCAAATGTTGCAGAGACATTTTATAGTTGGGTAACTGAACTTCCTATTACATCTATTGCTAAGTTGATTGAGACCATCTGCTGTAAGATGATGGAGTTGATGAATACTCAGAAGTCAGATTCATGTCTGTGGTTGACAAAATTAACTCCCGCTGTGGAGTTCAAATTAGAACAACATATTCTTAAAGCTAACATGCTTCAAGTGCCAGTGTCACTTGGTAGCACTTTTGAGGTATGTGACAGTTTGGGTGCAATAAATGTAGTGAACATTGATCTCTGGGACTGTAGCTGCAGGGAATGGCAACTGAAAGGTTTTCCATGTTGCCATGCTGTTGCTGTCCTTCAGCAATTAGAAAGGAGTTTATATGATTATTGCTCTGAGTACTTCACGGTTGATGCTTTCCGGTCAACATATTCAAACTCTATAAACCCGATTGCAACTGCAGATATGGTAGTGCTAAAGAAATCCTCTACAATTGAAGTACGCCCTCCTGCTCTCCGTCTTGTCCTGGACCCTCCAAagaggagaaagaaaaaatatatacataaaggacCCTTTAAGCGGCCATTGCATTGCAGCAAGTGCCAAGGAGCTGGACACAATAGACAAACATGCCATCTATTCTCGTAG